In Treponema pectinovorum, a single genomic region encodes these proteins:
- a CDS encoding glycine--tRNA ligase has protein sequence MAKDEKVAVDVHACTLDKIISLCKRRGFVYQASEIYGGQAGAWDYGPLGVDFKRNIQNAWWKEMTQLHDDVVGLDSAIFQHHTTWKASGHVDHFSDPMVDCLECNARHRADKLIEDFIAANPDKATEKPVDTMSHEEMKAFIDANINCPTCGSKNRKYTAVREFNLMFKTYQGPIADDSHLIYLRPETCQGIFTDFKNIVQSNRMKIPFGVAQVGKSFRNEIIFKNFIFRTCEFEQMEMEYFCKPGTEDETFERWRNDRWAFYLKYGIAEDHLKWHRHDKLAHYAKDAYDVTYKFPIGFEEVEGIHSRTDFDLSQHQEYSKKDMSYIDQDDGNKKYIPYVIETSAGLNRNFLMFLCEAYEEENVGKDGQEDYRTVLHLDPRLAPVTVAVLPLMKKDGLAEKAKEIQHLLKEDFVTDFDVSGTVGKRYRRQDEIGTPFCVTVDYETINEKNDDGSENPNYNSVTVRFRDSMEQERVKLQDLHTFLFNAIKNYKPVVRK, from the coding sequence ATGGCTAAAGACGAAAAGGTTGCTGTTGACGTTCATGCATGCACATTGGACAAAATTATCTCACTTTGCAAAAGAAGAGGCTTTGTATATCAAGCTTCCGAGATTTACGGTGGACAAGCAGGTGCGTGGGATTACGGTCCATTGGGAGTCGATTTTAAAAGAAATATTCAAAACGCATGGTGGAAAGAAATGACTCAACTCCACGATGATGTTGTCGGTTTGGATTCTGCAATTTTTCAACATCACACAACATGGAAAGCGTCTGGACACGTCGACCATTTTTCAGACCCAATGGTAGACTGCCTTGAATGCAATGCTCGCCATCGTGCCGACAAATTGATTGAAGACTTTATCGCAGCAAATCCAGACAAGGCTACAGAAAAACCTGTGGACACAATGAGCCACGAAGAAATGAAGGCATTTATCGATGCAAATATCAACTGTCCAACCTGCGGTTCAAAAAATCGTAAATACACAGCAGTTCGCGAATTCAACTTGATGTTCAAAACATATCAAGGGCCAATTGCAGACGACTCTCATTTAATCTATCTTCGTCCAGAAACCTGTCAGGGAATTTTTACAGATTTTAAGAACATCGTCCAATCAAATAGGATGAAAATTCCTTTTGGAGTTGCACAAGTTGGAAAATCGTTCCGCAACGAAATCATATTTAAAAATTTCATCTTCCGCACCTGCGAATTTGAGCAGATGGAAATGGAATATTTTTGCAAGCCAGGAACAGAAGATGAAACTTTTGAACGCTGGAGAAACGACCGCTGGGCATTCTATTTAAAATACGGCATTGCAGAAGACCACTTAAAATGGCACAGGCACGACAAACTCGCCCACTATGCAAAAGACGCTTACGATGTAACATATAAATTTCCAATCGGCTTTGAAGAAGTCGAAGGAATTCATTCGCGCACGGATTTTGACCTTTCTCAACATCAAGAATATTCAAAAAAAGATATGTCGTATATCGACCAGGACGACGGAAACAAAAAATATATTCCTTATGTAATAGAAACTTCTGCTGGCTTAAACCGCAATTTCCTTATGTTCTTGTGCGAAGCATACGAAGAAGAAAATGTTGGCAAAGACGGACAGGAAGATTACAGAACCGTTTTGCATTTAGATCCACGCCTTGCGCCAGTTACAGTTGCAGTTCTCCCACTCATGAAAAAAGACGGACTTGCAGAAAAAGCAAAAGAGATTCAGCATCTTTTAAAAGAAGATTTTGTTACAGATTTTGATGTTTCAGGCACAGTTGGAAAACGCTATCGCAGACAGGACGAAATTGGAACACCATTTTGTGTAACCGTTGACTACGAAACAATCAACGAAAAAAATGATGACGGCTCAGAAAATCCAAATTACAACAGTGTAACCGTTCGCTTTAGAGATTCAATGGAGCAGGAACGGGTAAAACTTCAGGATTTGCATACTTTCCTTTTTAACGCAATAAAAAATTACAAGCCGGTTGTGCGCAAATAA
- a CDS encoding aldo/keto reductase has translation MDYVLLGKSNLLVSRTALGAMALENIADDESATKMIEQAYEAGINFFDTARMSEESERRLGSALHGSIRKDIYVATKTKSLTAQAIAKDVELSLAALKTDYIDLYQLDVSSCLPKQGIDDKVFDLLQKLKTNGIIHHLGICTENFEIARELINSDGPWETLQYPFNMLCPEEVQELVFDCKERNLGFIAMQPLCGGVIQDIPLALGFFCQFDYAVPVWGAHSSEELRQILYFAENPPNIDSKFLEEIEKARNFFN, from the coding sequence ATGGATTATGTACTTTTAGGCAAGTCAAATCTTCTCGTAAGCCGCACGGCGCTTGGTGCAATGGCACTCGAAAATATTGCAGATGACGAGTCTGCAACAAAGATGATAGAGCAGGCTTATGAGGCGGGAATCAATTTTTTTGATACAGCGCGCATGAGCGAAGAAAGCGAGCGACGCCTTGGGAGCGCTTTGCACGGTTCAATAAGAAAAGACATCTATGTTGCAACAAAAACAAAATCGCTTACAGCACAAGCAATAGCAAAAGATGTAGAGTTAAGCCTTGCAGCGTTGAAGACAGATTATATCGACTTATATCAACTTGATGTTTCCAGCTGTTTACCAAAACAAGGCATAGATGATAAAGTTTTTGACTTGCTTCAAAAATTAAAAACCAACGGCATAATACATCATTTAGGGATTTGTACCGAAAATTTTGAAATTGCACGCGAACTTATAAACAGCGATGGTCCTTGGGAGACCTTGCAATATCCTTTTAATATGCTTTGCCCCGAAGAAGTTCAGGAACTGGTATTTGACTGTAAAGAACGAAATCTTGGTTTTATTGCTATGCAGCCCTTGTGTGGAGGCGTAATACAGGATATTCCGCTTGCACTGGGATTTTTTTGCCAGTTCGATTATGCAGTTCCCGTTTGGGGAGCCCACAGCAGCGAAGAATTGAGACAGATTCTGTACTTTGCAGAAAATCCTCCAAACATAGATTCCAAATTTTTGGAAGAAATAGAAAAAGCCAGAAACTTTTTTAATTAG
- a CDS encoding HD-GYP domain-containing protein, protein MNSFSVASLQDNSFFSQDLVLDNQFILLNSSCPFTNSLRKALLEWDFKLVYSEGSQGIQATSAPVSTDFENVDIDNVGPQEKENKTEEMGSSVKKVIEKAHSALANNEKSRMAVVQTIYNEYMNYITAVYTKYATHKTLNYEDLCETVKELCVFIKENRRYVLRISPTQDKISKNYLISHSMRSTVIAIVIGLQLSMPLSKLVDLGITCILHEIGQIRLPPQLYMTDRILSPAEKAKLATHAVLGFNIAKENNFPGQIQMGILEHHERENGTGYPRKLSGNQIDIFAKIIGVACSFEAITAPRHFKQARSSYDAMIEILKNEGKQFDDTVIKALLYSLSLFPIGAYVYLSNGKIGQVTDVNPNSPGNPLVSILGESDSFGRTLTVQSDNGTNKIVRVLNKKESADILQQFNLSK, encoded by the coding sequence ATGAACTCGTTTTCAGTAGCATCATTACAGGATAATTCTTTTTTTTCACAAGATTTAGTCTTAGATAACCAGTTTATTCTTCTAAACTCAAGTTGTCCTTTCACAAATTCCTTAAGAAAAGCACTTTTGGAATGGGACTTTAAACTCGTATATTCAGAAGGTTCGCAAGGTATTCAAGCAACATCTGCCCCAGTTTCTACAGATTTTGAAAATGTGGATATTGACAACGTTGGACCACAAGAAAAAGAAAATAAAACTGAAGAAATGGGCAGTTCTGTAAAAAAAGTTATAGAAAAAGCACACTCGGCTTTGGCGAATAATGAAAAATCCAGAATGGCTGTAGTCCAAACCATCTATAACGAATATATGAACTACATAACAGCGGTTTATACAAAATATGCTACGCATAAGACCTTAAACTATGAAGATTTATGCGAAACCGTAAAAGAGCTCTGCGTTTTTATAAAAGAAAACAGACGCTATGTTCTTAGAATAAGTCCAACTCAAGATAAAATTTCAAAAAACTATCTTATAAGCCACAGCATGCGTTCAACAGTTATAGCGATTGTAATTGGATTGCAACTTTCTATGCCACTTTCCAAACTCGTAGACCTCGGAATAACTTGCATCCTGCACGAAATCGGGCAAATCAGACTTCCTCCACAACTCTACATGACAGACAGAATCCTTTCTCCAGCAGAAAAAGCAAAACTTGCAACGCACGCAGTTCTAGGTTTTAACATTGCAAAAGAAAACAATTTTCCAGGTCAAATCCAAATGGGAATTTTAGAGCACCACGAAAGGGAAAACGGCACTGGTTATCCAAGAAAACTCTCTGGCAACCAGATAGACATTTTTGCAAAAATTATCGGCGTTGCCTGCTCATTCGAAGCGATTACCGCCCCACGACATTTTAAACAAGCTCGTTCAAGTTACGACGCAATGATAGAAATCCTTAAAAACGAAGGCAAACAATTTGACGACACAGTCATAAAAGCGCTTCTCTATTCTCTTTCTCTCTTTCCCATTGGTGCATATGTTTATCTTTCTAACGGAAAAATCGGTCAAGTTACAGATGTAAATCCTAACTCTCCGGGCAATCCGCTGGTTTCGATATTGGGAGAATCCGATTCTTTCGGCAGAACACTAACCGTACAAAGCGACAACGGCACAAACAAAATCGTTCGTGTTTTAAACAAAAAAGAATCGGCCGATATTCTGCAGCAGTTCAATTTGAGTAAATAG
- a CDS encoding motility associated factor glycosyltransferase family protein has protein sequence MLKVWKLNSFWNKNIEFFFERFSALAKRFSIENEPDDDYFSFLEILPSKKGIPTAKEDGKLLHSFYDPQREAQGVVNEAKSENIRAVAFFSMGLGYSPLEWAKNFPEDAIIIVEPSARHFFLAFKYTDLTELFKHKKLILLIQAGIEEANSIIENTEGFSHTAIIENTAQSLHAKDYFTALKNLIQRNKKKVELNNSTLEKFSKLWLKNSCKNIKDFSLFEGINIYENLCPKSLDAIIISAGPSLSKVLPHLKELKKRFLLIAVDTALRACLNAGVEPDFILLIDPQYYAFRHIAGLKSASSVLILESAAYPPAYRFLCRKKVLCSSLLPLGKYFESKLGKKGELGAGGSVSTSAWDFARFIGAKNIYCAGLDLSYPQLETHIKGSLFEEETHKKSTRLNNAETKLCSYLLAANTQTAKDYDGNEVFTDDKMKMFAWWFESQTQKYPEIHSYSLASNSLKIPGFKFCTIDELLKKEEKLDLKKEFFNCEKITDKISQKKELFENTLSSLKNGFKELYSLAQKGIEICEKVLSLKNVTENEQVQAQKELQKIDSKIMNSTFKEVASLVFPTEKKLNEILEKQTFPNDKPGEKTKSAFFQSKIIYELLKKSISEYQKYL, from the coding sequence TTGTTGAAGGTATGGAAATTGAACTCTTTTTGGAATAAAAACATAGAATTTTTTTTTGAAAGATTTTCAGCCCTTGCAAAACGCTTTTCAATCGAAAACGAACCAGACGACGACTATTTCAGTTTTTTAGAAATTTTACCTTCAAAAAAAGGAATTCCAACTGCAAAAGAGGACGGAAAACTCCTTCATTCTTTTTACGATCCTCAAAGAGAAGCTCAAGGCGTAGTAAACGAAGCAAAAAGTGAAAATATAAGAGCAGTTGCTTTTTTTTCGATGGGGCTGGGATACTCGCCATTAGAATGGGCAAAAAACTTTCCAGAGGATGCGATAATAATCGTTGAACCTTCCGCCAGACACTTTTTCTTAGCATTCAAATACACAGACTTGACAGAATTATTTAAACACAAAAAACTCATACTTTTGATTCAAGCAGGCATAGAAGAAGCAAATTCCATCATAGAAAACACAGAAGGTTTTTCCCATACAGCAATAATCGAAAACACTGCGCAATCTTTGCATGCAAAGGATTATTTTACAGCCTTAAAAAACTTAATCCAAAGAAACAAAAAAAAAGTTGAGTTGAATAATTCAACGTTAGAAAAATTTTCAAAACTATGGCTTAAAAATAGTTGTAAAAACATAAAGGATTTTTCACTTTTTGAAGGGATAAACATATATGAAAACCTCTGTCCAAAATCGCTCGATGCGATAATCATAAGCGCAGGACCTTCGCTTTCAAAAGTGCTTCCTCATCTAAAAGAATTAAAAAAGCGATTTTTGTTGATTGCTGTTGATACAGCATTAAGAGCTTGCCTAAATGCTGGCGTAGAACCAGATTTTATACTTTTAATCGACCCGCAATATTATGCATTCAGGCACATAGCAGGTTTAAAGAGCGCATCCAGCGTCTTAATACTTGAATCCGCAGCATATCCGCCTGCATACAGATTTTTATGCAGAAAAAAAGTCCTTTGTTCTTCGCTTTTGCCACTTGGAAAATATTTTGAAAGCAAATTGGGGAAAAAAGGAGAATTAGGAGCCGGTGGTTCAGTTTCCACAAGTGCCTGGGATTTTGCAAGATTTATAGGTGCAAAAAACATATACTGTGCAGGTCTCGATTTAAGTTATCCTCAGCTTGAAACGCATATAAAAGGTTCTTTGTTCGAAGAAGAAACTCACAAAAAAAGCACGCGATTAAATAATGCAGAAACAAAACTTTGCTCATATCTTTTAGCTGCAAACACTCAAACGGCAAAAGATTACGACGGAAACGAAGTTTTTACAGACGATAAAATGAAGATGTTTGCCTGGTGGTTTGAAAGCCAAACTCAAAAATATCCAGAAATTCATTCATATTCGCTTGCTTCAAATTCTCTAAAAATTCCAGGATTTAAGTTTTGCACGATTGATGAACTTTTAAAAAAAGAAGAAAAACTCGATTTAAAAAAAGAATTTTTTAACTGTGAAAAAATAACCGACAAAATCTCGCAAAAAAAAGAACTGTTTGAAAATACTTTATCTTCTCTTAAAAATGGGTTTAAAGAACTTTACAGCCTTGCTCAAAAAGGAATTGAAATTTGCGAAAAAGTATTGTCCTTGAAAAATGTAACAGAAAACGAACAAGTTCAAGCGCAAAAAGAACTGCAAAAAATCGATTCAAAAATTATGAATTCAACTTTTAAAGAGGTAGCAAGCTTAGTCTTTCCAACAGAAAAAAAACTGAACGAAATTTTAGAAAAACAAACATTTCCTAACGATAAACCTGGCGAAAAAACAAAATCCGCATTTTTCCAGTCAAAAATAATCTATGAACTTTTAAAAAAATCGATAAGCGAATATCAAAAATATCTGTAA